In one window of Pseudochaenichthys georgianus chromosome 5, fPseGeo1.2, whole genome shotgun sequence DNA:
- the LOC117446182 gene encoding prostacyclin synthase-like has translation MIWTIFLIFQAVLLYFLLTHRSRSKSDPPLDKGVIPWLGHALEFGKDASKFLDRMKQKHGDIFTVRAAGRYVTVLLDPHSYDAVINDSDSLDFTRYAQVLMERIFNLRLPHHQPSNVKALMKKHFMGVNLAALNSTMSRHLQASLKTEMPQNQKDWKEQGLFNLSYSLLFKAGYLSLFGGEQNNNGTDPSSVYEEYKKFDGLLTKMARGTLKPEEKRTAQSVRQRLCGLLAPAGLTQDSGASPWLHAYRTLLQEDGADEETQRKAVLMQLWATQGNVGPAAFWLLGYLLTNPEALTAVKNEFSAVSTMETSETSLLDRPVNAPVFDSALEETLRLTAAPFITREVVQEKTLNMADGQQYLLRKGDRVCLFPFNSPQKDPEIHHEPQKYKYDRFLNKDGSVKRDFYKGGRRLKYYTMPWGAGANGCMGKKFAINTIRQFVYMVLMNYDLELSDPNAQIPEVNARRYGFGMLQPERDLLVRYRPRNTH, from the exons ATGATCTGGACTATTTTTCTGATTTTCCAAGCTGTCCTGCTTTATTTCCTTCTCACACACAGATCGAG ATCCAAGAGTGATCCTCCTCTAGACAAAGGAGTTATCCCCTGGTTAGGCCATGCACTTGAGTTTGGAAAAGATGCTTCCAAGTTCTTGGACCGAATGAAGCAGAAACATGGCGACATTTTCACA GTGCGTGCTGCTGGACGTTATGTGACGGTGCTGCTGGATCCTCACTCGTACGACGCGGTCATCAATGACTCGGACTCCCTGGACTTCACTCGCTATGCACAGGTGCTCATGGAGAGGATCTTCAACCTGCGGCTCCCTCATCATCAGCCATCTAATGTAAAAGCCTTGATGAAAAA GCACTTCATGGGAGTGAATTTGGCCGCACTGAACAGCACCATGAGCAGACACCTGCAGGCCTCGCTGAAAACTGAGATGCCTCAGAACCAGAAAGACTGGAAAGAGCAGGGACTATTCAACCTCTCCTACAGCCTACTTTTCAA GGCGGGGTACCTGTCGCTGTTCGGAGGGGAACAGAACAACAACGGCACAGATCCCTCCAGCGTCTATGAGGAGTACAAGAAGTTTGATGGCCTCttgactaaaatggcgagaggcACACTGAAGCCAG AGGAGAAGAGGACAGCCCAGAGTGTGCGGCAGAGACTGTGCGGGCTCCTGGCTCCAGCAGGCCTGACTCAGGACTCGGGGGCCAGCCCCTGGCTCCACGCCTACAGGACGCTCCTGCAGGAGGATGGGGCCGACGAGGAGACGCAGAGGAAGGCTGTGCTGATGCAGCTGTGGGCCACACAG GGCAATGTTGGTCCGGCTGCATTTTGGCTGTTGGGCTACTTATTGACAAACCCTGAAGCTCTGACAGCGGTGAAGAACGAGTTCAGCGCTGTCTCAACGATGGAGACCTCAGAGACCTCATTACTGGACAGACCTGTGAACGCCCCTGTGTTTG ATAGCGCCTTAGAAGAAACCCTTAGACTCACTGCTGCCCCCTTCATCACCAGAGAGGTAGTGcaggaaaaaaccctcaacatGGCTGATGGCCAACAGTACCTGCTAAGGAAAGGAGACCGGGTGTGTTTGTTCCCCTTCAACAGCCCTCAGAAGGACCCAGAGATTCACCACGAGCCACAG AAATATAAGTACGATCGCTTCCTGAATAAAGATGGCTCCGTGAAGAGAGATTTTTATAAAGGAGGGAGAAGGCTAAAATATTACACCATGCCATGGGGCGCAGGGGCCAATGGCTGCATGGGAAAGAAGTTTGCCATCAACACCATCAGACA GTTTGTTTACATGGTGTTGATGAACTACGATTTGGAGCTCTCTGACCCAAATGCTCAGATACCGGAGGTAAATGCCAGGCGTTATGGATTTGGGATGCTTCAACCTGAAAGAGACTTGCTTGTCCGATACAGACCTAGAAATACACACTAG